Sequence from the Candidatus Cloacimonas sp. genome:
GCGAAGAATTCGGATTGAAGTTGGTTATGGCTCGGAAGGTTATTTGCCTGATGCTTATGTGGAACAAGTGTATCAGACGATGAAAAGTTATTTAACCAAAGGGAACGAAGATTGGGATCAAGCATTTATGCAAGGTTCATTAATGCTGCTTTCCACCATAGCCAAAGAAAAAGGTATTACCTTAACAGGCGTTTCGGATTATTCACAAAAGAAAACAAATAAAAATTCGGGCGGAGTGGGCTTATTTGCTTTTCTGGCAATTTTCATTATTTTAATAATAGTTACCCGCGGCAGAATAATTGAATGGCTTTTTTGGCTTACTCTTTTTGGCGGTCGCGGAGGAAATTTTGGAGGAAGAAGTGATGGAAGTTCTTGGAGCAGTGGCAATAATGGTTTTGGCGGATTTGGCGGTTTTGGCGGAGGTCGTTCCGGCGGCGGGGGCGGTGGAGGAGGATTTTAAATGATATTCTTAAAATCACTTACATTTATTCTGTGGAACATTGTTCTCGGTTGTATTTTACTTTTTTTGCTTAGATGGCTGTTATTCAATCGCCAAGCAAAATACATTTTTGGTAAAAAGATTCCTTTCACTCCCGGATTTCTGGTAGCCAAAAGGGACTGGTTATTCAAAAAAGTTCGAGAGCTTGTGCACGATTATCTGAATCAGGCATCCAATCCTTACAATAAGAATGGTTATTTGTATGGCTGGATAGAAAAAGTGCGACAATTCATAAGGGAGAAAACTAACTTTGTAGAGAGCTGGGTTTTTATCCCTTCCAAATTAAGAATGTTAATTTGGGATAAGCTTACCGATGCTTTAACTGGGATAGTGGAAAAACTTTTAAGAAAGACCATTCCGAA
This genomic interval carries:
- a CDS encoding TPM domain-containing protein, with protein sequence TKWGIFLMKYKRFFLIAGFVILASLICGVTIPEPVGFVNDFANILSAETLHKINDWAIELREKTNVDFTIVTLPDIGGMNEVDYGVKLYEKWKIGNKQDEGVLVLLALKERRIRIEVGYGSEGYLPDAYVEQVYQTMKSYLTKGNEDWDQAFMQGSLMLLSTIAKEKGITLTGVSDYSQKKTNKNSGGVGLFAFLAIFIILIIVTRGRIIEWLFWLTLFGGRGGNFGGRSDGSSWSSGNNGFGGFGGFGGGRSGGGGGGGGF